In Helianthus annuus cultivar XRQ/B chromosome 3, HanXRQr2.0-SUNRISE, whole genome shotgun sequence, a single window of DNA contains:
- the LOC110930127 gene encoding growth-regulating factor 3 isoform X1, with the protein MDYFHHQHSSSSSQSPSLPLPLFSSETSSSKTSKDMMQGVSSYFSIGQWQELEVQALIFRHMLTGSPIPPQLLHLLLNSNHNLNYPRSNFPPLYQTGGGYWGRGGMDPEPGRCKRTDGKKWRCSRDVVAGHKYCERHIHRGRNRSRKPVEIPTPAPIATAATPVNTTALCGGVKPYTMMGGGGSGGGGGGLSVHSNFFDHLHLNQRMPNISENETKPSSGRVLRPFFDDWPRTVEEQEVLATSLSISVPGNVGSDFSLKLATGNDDGGQRGEEVNGDRERGGPLNWGMLWGGHHVGSMGGPLAEALRSSSVSNSSSPTSVLHQLQRGSSTTASETSYVST; encoded by the exons ATGGACTACTTTCATCATCAACATTCTTCTTCCTCTTCACAGTCACCATCACTTCCTCTTCCACTTTTCTCTTCTGAAACCTCCTCTTCCAAAACCTCAa AAGATATGATGCAAGGAGTAAGTAGTTACTTCAGCATAGGGCAATGGCAGGAGCTTGAAGTTCAGGCATTAATATTCAGACACATGCTCACTGGCTCACCCATTCCTCCACAACTACTTCACCTTTTACTCAACTCCAATCACAACCTTAACTACCCACGTTCCAACTTCCCACCTT TGTATCAAACAGGTGGAGGGTATTGGGGAAGAGGTGGTATGGATCCAGAGCCCGGGAGGTGTAAGCGAACCGATGGTAAAAAATGGAGGTGTTCAAGGGATGTTGTGGCAGGTCACAAGTACTGTGAGCGCCACATACACCGAGGGCGCAATCGTTCAAGAAAGCCTGTGGAAATCCCCACACCTGCTCCCATCGCAACCGCCGCCACACCAGTTAACACCACCGCATTATGCGGTGGTGTTAAGCCGTACACGATGATGGGTGGTGGCGGAAGTGGGGGAGGCGGTGGGGGTCTCTCTGTGCATTCTAATTTTTTTGATCACCTACATTTGAATCAAAG GATGCCAAACATATCAGAAAATGAGACCAAACCATCAAGTGGTCGAGTTCTTCGACCATTTTTTGATGATTGGCCAAGAACTGTGGAAGAACAAGAAGTGTTGGCCACAAGTCTGTCGATTTCGGTGCCTGGAAATGTTGGGTCCGATTTCTCTTTGAAGCTTGCAACGGGAAACGATGACGGTGGTCAACGCGGAGAGGAAGTTAATGGCGATCGCGAACGTGGTGGTCCGTTGAACTGGGGCATGTTGTGGGGTGGCCATCATGTGGGTTCGATGGGTGGGCCTCTTGCTGAAGCGTTGAGGTCGTCTTCGGTGTCGAATTCGTCGTCACCGACTAGTGTTTTGCATCAGTTGCAGCGCGGGTCGTCTACTACGGCTTCGGAGACTAGTTATGTCAGCACTTGA
- the LOC110930127 gene encoding growth-regulating factor 3 isoform X2 has translation MDYFHHQHSSSSSQSPSLPLPLFSSETSSSKTSNMMQGVSSYFSIGQWQELEVQALIFRHMLTGSPIPPQLLHLLLNSNHNLNYPRSNFPPLYQTGGGYWGRGGMDPEPGRCKRTDGKKWRCSRDVVAGHKYCERHIHRGRNRSRKPVEIPTPAPIATAATPVNTTALCGGVKPYTMMGGGGSGGGGGGLSVHSNFFDHLHLNQRMPNISENETKPSSGRVLRPFFDDWPRTVEEQEVLATSLSISVPGNVGSDFSLKLATGNDDGGQRGEEVNGDRERGGPLNWGMLWGGHHVGSMGGPLAEALRSSSVSNSSSPTSVLHQLQRGSSTTASETSYVST, from the exons ATGGACTACTTTCATCATCAACATTCTTCTTCCTCTTCACAGTCACCATCACTTCCTCTTCCACTTTTCTCTTCTGAAACCTCCTCTTCCAAAACCTCAa ATATGATGCAAGGAGTAAGTAGTTACTTCAGCATAGGGCAATGGCAGGAGCTTGAAGTTCAGGCATTAATATTCAGACACATGCTCACTGGCTCACCCATTCCTCCACAACTACTTCACCTTTTACTCAACTCCAATCACAACCTTAACTACCCACGTTCCAACTTCCCACCTT TGTATCAAACAGGTGGAGGGTATTGGGGAAGAGGTGGTATGGATCCAGAGCCCGGGAGGTGTAAGCGAACCGATGGTAAAAAATGGAGGTGTTCAAGGGATGTTGTGGCAGGTCACAAGTACTGTGAGCGCCACATACACCGAGGGCGCAATCGTTCAAGAAAGCCTGTGGAAATCCCCACACCTGCTCCCATCGCAACCGCCGCCACACCAGTTAACACCACCGCATTATGCGGTGGTGTTAAGCCGTACACGATGATGGGTGGTGGCGGAAGTGGGGGAGGCGGTGGGGGTCTCTCTGTGCATTCTAATTTTTTTGATCACCTACATTTGAATCAAAG GATGCCAAACATATCAGAAAATGAGACCAAACCATCAAGTGGTCGAGTTCTTCGACCATTTTTTGATGATTGGCCAAGAACTGTGGAAGAACAAGAAGTGTTGGCCACAAGTCTGTCGATTTCGGTGCCTGGAAATGTTGGGTCCGATTTCTCTTTGAAGCTTGCAACGGGAAACGATGACGGTGGTCAACGCGGAGAGGAAGTTAATGGCGATCGCGAACGTGGTGGTCCGTTGAACTGGGGCATGTTGTGGGGTGGCCATCATGTGGGTTCGATGGGTGGGCCTCTTGCTGAAGCGTTGAGGTCGTCTTCGGTGTCGAATTCGTCGTCACCGACTAGTGTTTTGCATCAGTTGCAGCGCGGGTCGTCTACTACGGCTTCGGAGACTAGTTATGTCAGCACTTGA
- the LOC110932284 gene encoding uncharacterized protein LOC110932284: MVRDCFKENDWQNVRLKLIGIRDKDGRIFNLPTAEEIAALIIGDFDGAFDKRDIIVQSKSTGLQRISELHPSYLALQYPLIFPHAEDGFRLGIKHRGVSVDCDILRTSTTMREFFSYRIQDRPNQFSLLLNAQNLFLQFLVDAYTMIESARLAYIKSQQPKLRTQKLNQSVESGESDASNCGKRILLPSSFTGGSRYMMQKYLDAMAICKVVGYPDLFITVTVIYTIEFQKRGLPHAHICLFLSADSKFPTAKEIDLVISAEIPDKETDIELYELVKQFMIHGPCGTDNPHCPCMVKNKCSKKFPKKYVYETCVDSEGYPIYRRRQTCNTVEKNGVLLDNRFVVPYNPMLLKKYQCHINVEWCNQTGSIKYLFKYINKGPDRVTASVYQTTTTGNVNKENEEMTNKQKLSNKKKVHEVKAYLGCRYILAFEAAWRIFKFDIHYRVPSVEILPFHCEDGQAIVYDDNSNLCDVVSNPTVKMTMFTEWMKCNQMDPFARTLKYIEFPRYFVWIRKERKWMRPMSFDDIRTVDGKIYDTFKDACFARGLLDDDNEYIVAVTEASAWSTSDFLRTFFVMLLMSNTISRPGHFWTQTKSLLCEDILYQQRRITGILDLVLLEEEIENICLSHIEKLLLAYGSTLGNFSDMPNVPENYISALNNQMIMKELSYDRATLKKELASYLKSLTDEQLKVYETVMNAVDKGNGGVFFVYGYGGTGKTFLWKTFAAALRSKGEVVLNVASSGIASLLLDGGRMAHSRFVIPINVNEDSICSIEPNSELGGLIKETKMIIWDEAPMTHKHCFEALDRTMRDIARSNNPSLQSKPFGGKIVLFGGDFRQILPVIPKGTRSMIVNSSLNSSYIWQDCQLLKLTENMRLKVGKKPSNLHEIKEFAEWILQLGYGLLGGPNDGEVEMEIPDDLLILDQVNPISSLISFTYPDMQKFLWDSNYFQQRAILAPTNEVVDSINTELLNSMAGEEKIYLSSDSLSEFEQKTDLNMVLFPPDVLNKLHLSGLPNHKLVLKVGAPVMLLRNNDQTNGLCNGTRLQVTKLGKRVIEAKIITENNTGHHTLISRLKMTPSDKRLPVKIARRQFPTISMLCNDHQQEPGTIT, from the exons ATGGTACGAGActgttttaaagaaaatgattggCAAAATGTAAGACTCAAACTCATTGGAATAAGGGATAAGGATGGTAGAATTTTTAACTTGCCCACGGCTGAAGAAATTGCTGCATTAATAATTGGTGATTTTGATGGAGCATTTGATAAAagggatatcatagttcaaagcAAATCAACCGGTCTTCAGAGAATTAGTGAGCTTCATCCCTCTTATCTTGCATTGCAATATCCTCTTATCTTCCCGCATGCAGAAGATGGATTTAGACTTGGTATTAAACATCGAGGTGTTTCAGTTGATTGTGATATACTTAGAACCAGCACCACAATGAGAGAATTTTTTAGTTACAGAATACAAGACCGGCCCAACCAATTTTCGTTGTTACTCAATGCCCAAAACCTATTCCTACAGTTTCTGGTTGATGCGTATACAATGATAGAATCTGCACGATTAGCTTACATAAAGTCACAACAACCCAAACTTAGAACTCAAAAATTGAATCAAAGTGTTGAAAGTGGAGAAAGCGATGCGTCAAATTGTGGGAAACGAATTTTGTTGCCTTCATCATTTACTGGCGGATCTAGATATATGATGCAAAAGTACCTAGATGCTATGGCAATCTGCAAAGTTGTAGGATACCCAGATCTCTTCATAACAGTCACTG TTATTTATACAATCGAATTTCAGAAACGTGGTCTACCTCATGCTCATATATGTTTGTTCTTAAGTGCCGATAGCAAGTTTCCAACTGCTAAAGAAATTGATTTGGTTATTAGTGCTGAAATACCTGACAAAGAGACGGATATTGAATTGTATGAACTTGTCAAACAGTTTATGATCCACGGTCCTTGTGGTACAGACAATCCTCATTGTCCATGCATGGTTAAGAACAAATGTTCAAAGAAGTTTCCGAAAAAGTATGTATATGAGACTTGTGTTGATTCTGAAGGATATCCTATCTACCGTCGACGTCAGACATGTAACACTGTAGAAAAAAATGGTGTCTTGCTTGACAATAGGTTTGTAGTTCCGTACAATCCTATGCTACTCAAAAAGTATCAGTGCCACATAAATGTTGAGTGGTGTAACCAAACAGGATCCATCAAATATTTGTTCAAATACATTAATAAGGGTCCGGATAGAGTCACAGCTTCTGTTTACCAAACTACCACAACTGGTAACGTGAACAAGGAAAATGAGgaaatgacaaataaacaaaagctgtcaaacaaaaaaaaagtacATGAAGTTAAAGCATATCTTGGTTGTAGATATATTTTAGCGTTTGAAGCTGCTTGGAGAATCTTCAAGTTTGACATACACTATCGAGTTCCATCTGTTGAAATATTGCCTTTTCATTGCGAAGATGGTCAGGCTATTGTTTATGATGATAATTCAAACTTGTGTGACGTGGTCAGTAACCCAACTGTGAAAATGACTATGTTCACAGAATGGATGAAATGTAACCAAATGGATCCATTTGCTAGAACATTGAAGTATATAGAGTTTCCCAGATACTTTGTATGGATACGCAAAGAACGAAAGTGGATGC GACCAATGAGTTTTGATGATATAAGAACAGTTGATGGAAAAATTTACGATACCTTTAAAGATGCATGTTTCGCTCGCGGTCTGTTGGACGATGATAATGAGTATATAGTTGCCGTCACGGAAGCAAGCGCATGGTCCACTTCTGATTTCTTGCGTACATTTTTTGTAATGCTATTGATGTCAAACACCATTTCTAGGCCCGGTCATTTCTGGACACAAACAAAATCTCTATTGTGTGAAGACATATTATATCAGCAACGGAGAATTACTGGTATTCTTG atCTGGTTCTTCTAGAGGAAGAGATTGAAAACATTTGCTTATCACATATCGAAAAATTGTTACTTGCTTATGGAAGTACGTTAGGCAACTTTTCTGACATGCCAAATGTTCCTGAGAACTACATTTCAGCATTGAACAACCAAATGATAATGAAAGAACTTTCGTATGATCGGGCTACCTTAAAAAAGGAACTTGCATCTTACTTAAAATCTTTAACTGATGAACAGCTTAAAGTGTATGAAACCGTCATGAATGCAGTTGATAAAGGAAATGGAGGTGTTTTCTTTGTATATGGTTACGGTGGAACTGGTAAAACATTTCTCTGGAAAACATTTGCAGCTGCCTTACGTTCCAAAGGTGAAGTTGTCTTAAATGTTGCATCCAGTGGTATTGCATCACTTCTATTAGATGGCGGCAGAATGGCTCATTCCAGGTTTGTAATTCCGATAAACGTTAACGAGGATTCAATATGTTCTATAGAACCAAACAGTGAGCTAGGAGgattaataaaagaaactaagATGATAATCTGGGATGAAGCACCAATGACACATAAGCATTGTTTTGAAGCTCTGGATAGAACAATGAGAGATATAGCACGTTCCAATAATCCATCCTTGCAAAGCAAGCCTTTTGGTGGAAAGATAGTTCTTTTTGGCGGTGATTTTAGACAAATCCTTCCTGTCATTCCAAAAGGTACCAGAAGCATGATTGTAAATTCTTCATTGAATTCTTCTTATATATGGCAGGATTGTCAATTACTCAAGCTAACTGAAAACATGAGGTTAAAAGTTGGTAAAAAACCAAGTAATCTTCACGAGATCAAGGAATTTGCTGAATGGATTTTACAGCTTGGTTATGGTCTACTTGGtggtccaaatgatggagagGTGGAAATGGAAATTCCAGATGATCTACTTATACTCGATCAAGTCAATCCTATATCTTCATTGATCTCATTCACATATCCGGATATGCAAAAATTTTTGTGGGATTCAAATTACTTCCAACAAAGAGCCATTCTTGCTCCCACAAATGAAGTTGTTGATTCAATAAATACAGAATTGTTAAATAGTATGGCTGGTGAAGAGAAGATATATCTTAGTTCGGATAGTTTAAGTGAGTTTGAGCAAAAAACCGACCTTAACATGGTATTGTTTCCTCCGGATGTGTTAAACAAATTGCATTTGTCAGGATTACCTAACCATAAATTGGTTCTAAAAGTTGGAGCTCCAGTAATGTTACTTAGAAACAATGATCAAACAAATGGTCTGTGTAATGGTACACGACTTCAAGTAACAAAACTTGGAAAACGTGTAATCGAAGCAAAGATTATTACCGAAAATAATACAGGTCATCATACTTTAATTTCAAGATTGAAAATGACACCATCTGATAAAAGATTACCGGTGAAAATTGCACGAAGACAGTTTCCCACTATCTCTATGCTTTGCAATGACCATCAACAAGAGCCAGGGACAATCACTTGA